The Linepithema humile isolate Giens D197 chromosome 2, Lhum_UNIL_v1.0, whole genome shotgun sequence genome has a segment encoding these proteins:
- the LOC105671665 gene encoding uncharacterized protein, producing MKYSPQQQQQQQKQRKSESSDAASVDATLSRTSASVAQEQRKSSSTSSSTRPAVCRSPSTGMFAWMRVFRLASMLHQVGC from the coding sequence ATGAAGTACTcgccgcagcagcagcagcagcagcagaaGCAGCGGAAGTCGGAGAGCAGCGACGCCGCGTCCGTAGACGCGACCCTCAGCCGAACATCGGCGTCCGTCGCGCAGGAGCAGCGCAAGAGctcgtcgacgtcgtcgtcgacgcgGCCGGCCGTCTGCCGTTCGCCGTCCACCGGCATGTTCGCCTGGATGCGCGTGTTCCGGCTGGCGTCGATGCTGCACCAGGTCGGCTGCTAA